Within the Candidatus Flexicrinis proximus genome, the region TCAACGGGCCGCTGCGATAGCCGCGCAGGCCGGACAGCCGCCCCCGGGACGGATGATCGCGTACCCGCCTTGCGGGTCGTTGCCATCATACCGTGTAAAGTCCACATTCCAGATCACTACCAGCCGCACTTTTCCGGATTGCGACGCCAATGCGATTGCCTCCGCCAGCCAGGCCGCCTGCTGCGCTACCGTTGTCTGCGAGCCCCACAGGAAGTTCTCGGCTAGCGCAGCACCATAGCCTTCAGGAGAAAGATAGCCTAGTTCTGTGAAGCACAGCGGTTTTTGCGTCATCCCATGATACAGGTTGATCATGGAACCCAAATAGCGGGTGTAATAGTCGTCGCGCGGGTCTCCGCTGGTATAGCTTGGCGGGACAATGCCCTCATTATAGTGAACGCCGATGCAGTCCGCGTATTGGATCCCGCCGGCGTCGATCAATTCCTGCAGCCAGGCGTTGTCGTTGCGAACTTGTCCGGGGGCAAACGCCAGTTCGCCGCCCGTCGGTGCGGGTGCAGCGCTGATCACCATCGTTCCCGGGCTTGAACCTTTGATCGCCGCGTACGCACTTCCGAGCATCGCTGCATAATTCGCGCCGCTGATCTGGCCCGCCGGCCATTCACGGCTGATGTTCGGCTCGTTCCAGACTTCGATCGCATCGGGGCCATAGGCCGCCATCCCGCCCAGATAACTGGCAAACCCCTGGATATAGCCGCCCTGCCCCGCCGCTAAGTCGTTGGGGTCGCCAAGTGCGCTGACAAGGATCTTGAACCCGTTACCTTTGGCCGTCTGAATCAAGCCACCGATCGCCGCAGGATCGTTGCCGGGACGGTAAACCACCTGTATTTTCATCCACGCCATGCCGGCCGAGCGCATCGCGTTGATGGCGGTCTGGCTGTCGACGCCGGTGACCTGGCCGCCGTACTCGAAATTGCCCACCATGATCGAGCCGGGACCAGGGTTGATCGAAGGAAGATTGCCGCCGAACGGATTGCTAAAACCGGGGCGCGGCGTTGCTGTATGCAGAATCGGCGCCAGACTCGGCGTTATGGTCGGGATCAGTGTATCCTGCGCCGTTGGCAGTAGAGTCGGAGTCAGGGTCGGGCGCAGCACAGCAACCTGCGCGCCGCTGCGTGCGACCGACTGCTCGCCGTCGATCACCTCGACGTTGATGGCGATATTGCCTTCGACGGCCTCAAGCGTGACCACCAGTGCTTCGTTTAGGCCGGTGACCACCTCGTCCAGGATGCGCGAGTTGTCCTGAATCCGCCAGCGAAGCGCGAGGTCAGGCGCAGACGGCGTCACGGGCAGCGCGAGTTTGTAGTTGAGAACGGTCTCCGCGACGCCTTCCGCCAGCCCATCCGAGGACAGTTCGGCAAAGACGGCTCCACCCAGGTAAAACGGCACCAGCCGATCCAGCCGGAATCGCAGCGCGTCGCCGGTCGTCAGCCATACCTTTTCGGCGCTGCTTCCATCTTCGTGCTGAAACACGATATAGGGCGCCTGGACCAGGGCTTCGACACCCGGTTGAGCGCTCAGGCCATCCAGACTCGCGCGGATGACATCGCCTGGAGCCACGGAACGCAGCGGCGGATCGATCACCACATTGCCGAGTCGTGACAGCGCTTCCCGATACGAGATGGGCGTGAGCGCGCCGTTCGTCTCGCGCAGCGAGGCCACATTCAGGCCGGCGACGAGTTTGTAGCGGCTGACCTCGCGGGTTGCCCAGCGCAGTGTCGCCTCGACCAGACGATCTGGCCCTTCGGCGAAATTGAGCGGGTCGAGCGAAAAGTCGATCTCGACATAGTCGGCTGCGGCGCCAATGGCCCGCCAATCGTAGAGTCCGGTCTCCCAAATCCCGCCTGAATTGGTCGGCTGCGGCAGGACGATACCGAGCAGCAGGCCGTTGGACGAAAAAGCCTGCTTGAGTTCGGCGACAAAGGTGCTGAACGCGGCGCGCGAGGACTCAGGCAGGCCGCGGTAATCGAGGAACACGCCGTCAAATCCGCTGCCGATTGCCACCGCCACCAATTGCTCGACATGCGCGCGCCTGCCACCGGTCGAGCCGATGAGCGACTGCACGGTCTCGACATCCACGGCACGCGGATCATCGAAGTTCCGAATCAGCGGCAGAACCCGGTATCCGGCGTTCAGGACAAATCCGGGCGCAAGGCTGCCGATCAGTTGGCCGGCGGCATTAGGAGTGAGTCCGGCCGGCGTGACTATCGACGCCAGCTGCGCCGCTTCGGCGGTCAGTTCCTGAGTGATATCTACCGGAACAATGATATTCGGGTCCGCAGAGCCGGCCTGGAATAAGGCCACCTGATCAGGTATGTCCCCTACCGCGATCGAAAGTGTATTCGCAGTGGTCGGCTGCGAGGGGAGAAACCGCCACCGCCCAGGCTGGGCGTCATATCCATAGGCGTCGAGTAGGTCGAGCGGGGTGTCTGCCGGCAATTTAATGTCGAGGGTGGCGGTTTCCGGCGCGATGCCTGTCGAGGCGACCGAATAGACGGGACTCGCGAGGCTCAGCACGCCGGGGATGGCCGCCCTGGCCTGTGGGATCCAGGCCGCCGAGGTTGCGCTGCTCTCTGCGAAAGCCTCCGGGGACAGCACAGACAACGCCACGCCAAAGTCGCGTCCAATGTCGGCCGGGTCGAAAGCGATCGTCAGATCGTCGACCGCCACGGCATTCGACTCCGCGCTGATCATGACGAATTGTGGGCCAAACAGTTGTTTAGCAAGGTTAAACGGGGGGAGAAACAACCCTACCGCAATCAGTACGCCGCCTACTGCAAGCGCCGCCACCAGTGTGATGATACAGCCAAGTGTATTCGGGCCGCGCCGCTGGTAAACCGTGACCGATTGTGGCGGCACTGGAACGACTGGGCGATTGGGGCCGGTCGAAGGCGGTTTCGGATTGGGATCAGCCATGCACAAATCCCTGACTCAATTTGCGACATTCAGAGGGTTTCGTCGGTTTCAAAGTGTAGCAATCGAAATTAGGTTCGGGTAGGGTAGCACGGTACCAGCGTCGGGTAAGCATCGGTCGCAATCGTGCTGGAGTAAACAAGAAAGTTAGCACCATGGCTTTAACAACTGTCATCACTGAAAAGACTGTATTTAGGACGCCATCGCATACGGTTTGCCTCACTGAACTCACCCAACGATGGGCATCGGCCGCACGTTCGGTCTGTGACATCAAGGGCCTGAAGTTCAACTGTAATATGGAAAAAGGGCTTCCTGAACGCATTGTCGTGGACAGTGAAACCCTGACCGCTGTGGCGACGCTGCTGCTGTTTAACGCCGTAACGTTCACCACCGAGGGCGCAGTAGCGCTTACGCTGCGCCGGGTTGAGAGCGCTCTCAGCATCGAGGTTCGGGACACTGGCGTTGGCTCCGCGACCCACGTCGCCCCCACCATACAGATTGTCACTCAAGGCTGGCGGGTCTCCGCCGAGCGCCGGTCGTCGCAGTCTCCGTCCGGGCTGGCCTTCATCCGTCAGCTCGTCCATTCGATGGACGGTACACTGAATATCGAGAACCTGCCTGACCAGGGACACGCCGTCACGATGCTGATACCGCTGACGGATGCCGATGCAACCCAGCCAGCGCGCCCTTGACTTTTAGGCCGCACAGCCTATAATTCGCGGGTACTTTGCCGCAGAACACAGGTGGGCACCACGCCCTTAATCTCCTGTCGAGGCGAAGGCGCTCAGAACTACGTGTGTTTCACCACGACGTTTCACGGCGGCCTTTGCGTTTTGCGCAGAGCCGCCGTTTTGTTGCGGGTTCTGTTAGAGAGTGACGAGAATTTGAATGAGCCGGCGCTGATCTGAGTCGCCTTGACCGCGACAATGCAGCGCTTATTCCCTCAACACTCGGCACTTTGCAGTCAACACTATTGTTGGATGGAGGGTTAGCGCTTGGCACTCACAAAAGGGCGCAAGGACGAGCTGGTAGCTCACCACGTTGAGCTTCTCAGTAAAACCTCCGGCTTCGTCGTCGTGCAGGCCAGCGGCCTCAGCGTTAAAGAGGTCGATGGGCTTCGCGCCGTGGTGCGCAAGGTGAACGGGAAATACCTGGTCGCCAAGAACACCTTGCTGGCGAAGGCGTTGGAACAGCTTGGTTTGCCGGTCCCGGCCGACCTGCTAAAAGGGCCGAACGGCATTGCCTTCGGTATAGACAATTTCCCAAGCGTGGCGAAGGCGGTCCTGGAATACGCCGGAGAAACAGTACGCGCGGAGAAAATGAAGGTCGTCGGCGGTCAGCTCGGCGGCAAAACGCTCAGCGGGTCGCAGGTCGATATGATCAGCAAGCTCCCGTCGCTCGATGAGCTTCGCGCGCAGTTGATCGGTTTGTTCGTCGCCCCGTCGACGGGCATCGTCAGCGTCCTTCAGGCAGCCAATGGGGGCGTGGTCAACGTCCTGCATGCCTATCTGGAAGACAAGGGCGCAGCCTAGTCTGCCCCGTCATCGTCAGATTAATGGTAACTCAACGCAAAATCGCGTAGATACGCAAGGAGAACACTCGTGGCCGATTTGAACAAGCTGGTGGAAGAACTGAGCGCGCTGACCCTTCTGGAAGCCGCCGAACTGAAGACCCTTCTGGAAGACAAGTGGGGCGTTAAGGCCGCCTCTGGCGGCGGCATGATGATGGCCGCCGCTCCCGCCGCTGCCGCTGCGGTTGTTGAGGTCGAGGAAAAGACCGAGTTCGATGTCATCCTCCACGATGCCGGCGCGAACAAGATCAACGTCATCAAGGTCGTCCGCGCTCTGACCAGCCTCGGGCTGAAGGAAGCTAAGGACGTCGCCGAGACTGCCGGCAGCAAGGTGCTCGAGGCCGTCACCAAGGACAAGGCCGCCGATGCTAAGAAGCAGCTCGAAGAGGCTGGCGCCAAGGTCGAAGTTAAGTAATTCGGCTCTTCCCTGCACTCCAAAACAGCCGTACGGAAGCAATTCCGGCGGCTGTTTTTGTTTTCGCGCGCGGATAACGCTCCGTTATTCTAGGTTTAAACTAAGCTGTGTACTATTTTATGATGCCCTGATCATGCAGCGACACTGTCGTCTTTGGAATGATCGGTGCCGTTTCTACTGGAGATGCCGTATGACGACCCATCCGCTGCTCGAACAGGCACAACTGCACGGCACGCCGCTGATCGAAGGAGATCGCGTCACCTTCGTCTGGAAGGGCGCAACCGCCCCACAGCTGACTTCCGATTTCAACGGCTGGGGAGATGACTCGGCCGGAGCCGCCCAGCTTCAGCAGATCGCCGACGGCGTCTGGACCTACCAGACTACCCTGCCCGCCGATGCCTATATCGAATATGTATTCACCACTGATCCGGACGACGAAGATAAGCGTGTGCTGGACCCCTTCAACCGGCGTCAGGTCTCCAACGGGTTGAACCGTAACAACAACTATTTCTCGATGCCTTCCCGCTCGGCCAATCTGATGGTCGAGTTTATGTCCAACACGGCGCAAGGGTCTGTCACCCGCCACGCCATCTATCACCCCTTCTTGCTGAGCGGTGAGCGGCGCGATATCTGGCTGTACCAGCCCCCAACCGACGCACCGGCCCCGCTGCTGGTGGTCTTTGATGGAAAAGACTATCTGCGGCGCGCCAACATCACCCAGATCCTCGCTAACCTGATGGCTATGGGGCGCATCAAACCAGTGGCGCTGGCGTTGGTCGACAACGCGCGGGCGCACCGTTATCTAGAATACAATGCAAGCGACACGGTCCTCGCGCAGATTACCGAACTTGTCATGCCGCTGGCGTATAACAATCTCAACCTGATCGACCACGACGCTAACCCAGGATCATGGGCGGTTCTCGGCGCCTCGATGGGCGGGTTGATGGCGCTCTATGCCGGGCTGCGACTCCCGCACATCTTTGGAAAGGTGATCTGCCAGTCAGGTGCCTTCCAGCTTGACCTGACGGATCACCGGCCGGTGATCGAGCAGCTTGTAAACGTACTTCCCCGGCCAGGGCTCAAAGTCTGGCAGGACGTCGGCACGCTGGAATTCCTCAGGGATCAGAACCAGCGCATGAACGCGCTGCTCGGCAGCAAGGGCTATGACGTAACCTACAGAGAGTTCAATGCGGGGCATAACTGGACGGCCTGGCGCGACATGCTCCCGGCCGCCTTCACAACCCTGTTCAGCGCCTGAGCCAACAGCGTACATTTCTCGCGTCTGGTCGGTGTTTGCAGCTCAGACAACTACGGTAAAAAGGATTTTCGGGCTGACTGGTTTCCTGAACGCACCAGTCCAGCGCGTCTTTACCTTGAGTCTGTACAGGCCGGCCTTGAGCTTCCCTGGCGCATACTGACAGACCGAAGCGGAGCAAAGCGAGGCGGCGGCAAGCCAGCCCGAGTCGCGTACAACGCCGTTTGACAGCCGCGTCAACAGCACGCGGTACGATGTGCCAGCGGGGTGCTCCGCCCAGATGATCGTCGGTAGTGTCGCCGCAGTGCCCCCATCGGCCGGATGGGTCACATCGACCGGCAGATAGTCGCTGCACGGGTTGACAGCGGTATCACCCAGATCATAAGTCTTGACCAGCCAAGAGTATCCCGCTGACTCCGCCACACGGCAGTACTGGCGCGGGTCGCCCTGCTCTTCCATATACTCGACGCCAAATACCGCTTTATTGGCGCTGATAAACGGCAGCAGCAGATCGCATTCCTCGTACTGGTAGCACTGCTCGTTCAGCATCCAGTCGAAATCGTCAACCAGGTCCGGAATCTGGTCGAGATCATTCTTGAGACCGATAGAGAGACCGCGGGCGTGTGCCTCCGCCGCGAGCCAAACGTTGTACGTGAGTTGGTCGCTGTACGTCAGGGGGAATCCCGTATCGTTGGTGTAGCCGTCGATATTGTCCGGTTCGACGCCGTCGCAGCCTTTAGTGACCGCGAGGTCCATGCGGGCTTCCATGATTGGCCCGAGGATCGCCAGATTGCGGATATCCAACCACTTCTCGCCCGGCCATTCATCGAGCCGGTTGCCTTTGACGATCGCAGGAAAACTGTCT harbors:
- a CDS encoding endo alpha-1,4 polygalactosaminidase, translating into MRRIRVLTMALMAVVAFSAHAAPRTWWQPVPGTTWQWQLSGTVNVGHDVDMYDIDLFDTPQETLDTLHLDGRIVICYFSAGSFENFRPDKDSFPAIVKGNRLDEWPGEKWLDIRNLAILGPIMEARMDLAVTKGCDGVEPDNIDGYTNDTGFPLTYSDQLTYNVWLAAEAHARGLSIGLKNDLDQIPDLVDDFDWMLNEQCYQYEECDLLLPFISANKAVFGVEYMEEQGDPRQYCRVAESAGYSWLVKTYDLGDTAVNPCSDYLPVDVTHPADGGTAATLPTIIWAEHPAGTSYRVLLTRLSNGVVRDSGWLAAASLCSASVCQYAPGKLKAGLYRLKVKTRWTGAFRKPVSPKILFTVVV
- a CDS encoding esterase family protein — protein: MTTHPLLEQAQLHGTPLIEGDRVTFVWKGATAPQLTSDFNGWGDDSAGAAQLQQIADGVWTYQTTLPADAYIEYVFTTDPDDEDKRVLDPFNRRQVSNGLNRNNNYFSMPSRSANLMVEFMSNTAQGSVTRHAIYHPFLLSGERRDIWLYQPPTDAPAPLLVVFDGKDYLRRANITQILANLMAMGRIKPVALALVDNARAHRYLEYNASDTVLAQITELVMPLAYNNLNLIDHDANPGSWAVLGASMGGLMALYAGLRLPHIFGKVICQSGAFQLDLTDHRPVIEQLVNVLPRPGLKVWQDVGTLEFLRDQNQRMNALLGSKGYDVTYREFNAGHNWTAWRDMLPAAFTTLFSA
- a CDS encoding 50S ribosomal protein L10 encodes the protein MALTKGRKDELVAHHVELLSKTSGFVVVQASGLSVKEVDGLRAVVRKVNGKYLVAKNTLLAKALEQLGLPVPADLLKGPNGIAFGIDNFPSVAKAVLEYAGETVRAEKMKVVGGQLGGKTLSGSQVDMISKLPSLDELRAQLIGLFVAPSTGIVSVLQAANGGVVNVLHAYLEDKGAA
- the rplL gene encoding 50S ribosomal protein L7/L12, producing the protein MADLNKLVEELSALTLLEAAELKTLLEDKWGVKAASGGGMMMAAAPAAAAAVVEVEEKTEFDVILHDAGANKINVIKVVRALTSLGLKEAKDVAETAGSKVLEAVTKDKAADAKKQLEEAGAKVEVK